One segment of Daphnia magna isolate NIES linkage group LG2, ASM2063170v1.1, whole genome shotgun sequence DNA contains the following:
- the LOC116915763 gene encoding putative GPI-anchored protein pfl2 isoform X4 produces MAVVNVNLNNMINAKDSRWLQLEVCREFQRSKCSRSDSECKFAHPPANVEVQNGRVIACYDSIKGRCNREKPPCKYFHPPQHLKDQLLINGRNHLALKNALMLQMGMAPAGQSVLPGQIPTIDYEFRPVRCLPSSVHDWCEMSASPYLGMPQLSSPYSHYTMSASPMLQVVSPAEAAVNSQLGVVAAAQAGGAGGYHGAPANKLQRSDRIENELNNQLPSSNTTFYFPAYPGMMQQYKRSAGDKNSAAQNMAAVYQQHQQSAANASHQAAMTAAAYQAQALMQLQQQPYGVPVSCEYNTLVTSSSSNTTSTPSTTSNQAVTINNLAATTTTTNATSTTTTTCATTAAPLAPAASGLVATVAAAAAAIVTSPSSSSFPATLSSTSSGGLLIAANPSSSSSSSSSSSSSSVSSCLTTNTTTTNSSLLHNPIASSASSSSSSSFNSILPAMSSSTGGGGGIGGNNNNNKLPAGGGLLQPPTGLSLALTNGNAAAYEAATLAALTNFSNAKRAEESERAAAEMEALAAAAAAEQEDNHFALSASSSLCMSNNINNNNSSSSSNSSISGCINNSSHVSTGTISNSHGSSSISNHLALAVGAAASAPSAICSSAALTPLTSCVGAGIKRPRSPNCTSSQPHPMSSSVVSQFSRNSPGLLSFPPSSTSSSSVGTAAAAAAAAAAAAAALHYSALQPQTALAYTGVSLNKQQQLAQQQQQQQQHHQQQQQQQQQQSHQSHQSQQLAAVSAASMASGSASFSHQIQTSLAQAMQQQYQQYLNPYYSLAQAQVQQQVTPSAFANASYGVNPFAAAAGSASHLLNSGHAALGLALSHHHGLAGGGQLGHHQGMNAGQLPQAQAVAAAAAAQQIQAQQQLAALQQLMQQNPGLMAAAAAAGGYHQLSGGHHLAGSGPVVVGANVSNSSHQANQAAGSALVSTNVLSVNYTDEQGQLLDTLPVCRDFKYGECKRAACKYIHLLDDHVEITDMRVTVCRDAVSGKCLRNSCKFYHLPIVLPHPAALASSLAL; encoded by the exons ATGGCCGTGGTGAACGTCAATCTCAATAACATGATCAATGCCAAAGACTCGCGCTGGCTCCAGCTGGAGGTCTGCCGCGAGTTCCAGCGCTCCAAGTGCTCCCGCTCCGATTCGGAATGCAAATTCGCCCACCCGCCAGCCAACGTTGAGGTGCAGAATGGACGCGTCATCGCCTGCTACGACAGTATCAAg GGCCGGTGCAACCGTGAGAAGCCGCCGTGCAAATACTTTCACCCACCGCAGCACCTCAAGGACCAGCTGTTGATCAACGGGCGTAATCACCTGGCTCTCAAGAACGCGCTGATGCTTCAAATGGGCATGGCGCCGGCTGGCCAGTCTGTTTTACCTGGACAGATACCCACCATC GACTACGAGTTTCGGCCGGTGAGATGTCTGCCGTCTTCCGTTCACGATTGGTGTGAAATGTCT GCGTCTCCATACCTGGGAATGCCACAGTTGAGTTCGCCCTACAGTCACTACACAATGAGCGCCAGTCCCATGCTGCAGGTGGTCTCGCCGGCCGAGGCGGCCGTCAACTCTCAGCTGGGCGTCGTGGCAGCCGCTCAGGCCGGTGGTGCCGGAGGTTACCACGGGGCGCCGGCCAATAAGCTCCAACGGTCCGACCGCATCGAG AACGAACTCAACAACCAGCTGCCCAGCAGCAACACGACGTTCTATTTTCCG GCCTATCCGGGTATGATGCAACAATACAAGCGCTCGGCTGGCGACAAGAACTCGGCCGCTCAGAACATGGCGGCCGTGTATCAGCAGCACCAGCAGAGCGCGGCCAACGCGTCGCACCAAGCGGCCATGACGGCGGCGGCGTACCAAGCGCAGGCCTTGATGCAGTTGCAGCAGCAGCCTTACGGCGTTCCCGTCTCATGTGAGTACAACACTCTGGTCACCTCCTCCTCGTCCAACACCACTTCCACCCCCTCCACAACTAGCAATCAAGCTGTCACAATCAACAATCTAGCagctactactactactaccaaTGCTActtctactactactactacttgTGCTACCACTGCCGCTCCGCTTGCTCCGGCTGCTTCTGGTTTGGTAGCCACGGTGGCGGCAGCAGCGGCGGCAATTGTCACTAGCCCATCCTCATCCTCCTTCCCCGCTACCCTTTCCTCTACCTCTTCAGGAGGTCTCCTTATCGCAGCCAATccaagttcttcttcttcttcttcttcttcttcttcctcctcttccgtTTCTTCTTGTTTGACTACCAACACGACCACGACCAATAGCTCCTTGTTACACAACCCAATCGCTTCCagtgcttcttcttcttcttcgtcttccttcAATTCCATTTTACCCGCAATGTCGTCGTCAactggtggtggtggtggtatcggcggcaacaacaacaacaacaaattgccGGCCGGTGGCGGCCTCCTCCAGCCGCCGACCGGTTTGAGTTTAGCCTTGACCAACGGCAATGCGGCCGCTTACGAAGCGGCCACTTTGGCCGCTCTGACCAATTTCTCGAACGCCAAACGGGCAGAAGAGAGCGAACGCGCGGCAGCCGAAATGGAAGCCCTGGCGGCTGCGGCTGCGGCCGAGCAAGAGGACAACCATTTCGCTCTGTCTGCCAGCTCGTCGTTGTGCATGAGtaacaacatcaacaacaacaatagcagcagcagcagcaacagcagcattAGCGGCTGCATTAATAATAGTAGTCATGTTAGTACGGGCACGATTAGTAACAGTCATGGTAGTAGTAGCATTAGCAATCATTTGGCATTGGCCGTTGGCGCCGCAGCATCCGCCCCTTCGGCTATTTGCTCGTCGGCCGCCCTCACCCCTCTGACCAGTTGCGTTGGCGCCGGCATCAAACGGCCGCGTTCGCCCAATTGCACCTCGAGCCAACCGCACCCAATGTCCTCCTCTGTAGTGTCGCAATTCTCGCGCAATTCGCCCGGTCTCCTTTCCTTCCCGCCTTCGTCCACGTCCTCGTCGTCGGTTGGGACGGCAGCTGCTGCCGCAGCGGCTGCGGCGGCCGCGGCCGCCGCTTTGCATTACTCGGCGTTACAGCCGCAAACGGCTTTGGCCTACACTGGCGTTTCGTTGAATAAGCAACAACAGCTggcgcagcagcagcagcaacaacaacaacaccaccaacaacaacaacaacagcagcagcagcagtcaCATCAGTCACATCAGTCGCAACAGCTCGCCGCCGTCAGCGCTGCCTCAATGGCTTCCGGTTCGGCCTCGTTTTCACATCAGATCCAGACGAGTTTGGCTCAGGCGATGCAACAGCAATACCAGCAATATCTCAATCCGTACTATAGTCTGGCACAGGCGCAGGTGCAGCAACAGGTGACTCCATCGGCTTTTGCCAATGCGTCGTACGGCGTCAATCCGTTCGCAGCAGCCGCCGGAAGCGCCAGCCATTTGCTGAATAGCGGACACGCGGCCTTAGGGCTGGCTCTGTCCCACCATCACGGGCTAGCAGGAGGAGGCCAACTGGGGCATCATCAAGGAATGAATGCCGGCCAATTGCCTCAGGCTCAAGCGGTGGCCGCTGCCGCCGCAGCTCAGCAGATTCAGGCCCAGCAACAGTTGGCAGCCCTCCAGCAGTTGATGCAGCAAAATCCGGGGCTGATGGCCGCCGCCGCTGCCGCTGGTGGCTACCATCAGCTGTCGGGTGGCCATCATCTGGCCGGCTCTGGGCCCGTTGTTGTCGGAGCCAACGTGTCCAATTCCTCCCATCAGGCCAATCAGGCAGCGGGCAGCGCTTTGG TATCGACTAACGTTCTCAGTGTCAACTACACTGACGAACAAGGCCAA TTACTGGACACCCTCCCGGTTTGCCGCGATTTTAAGTACGGCGAATGCAAACGCGCTGCCTGCAAGTACATCCACCTTCTCGACG ATCATGTGGAGATTACAGACATGCGCGTTACCGTGTGCCGAGATGCCGTTTCTGGCAAATGCCTCCGGAATTCATGCAAATTCTATCACCTTCCTATCGTGTTGCCTCATCCGGCCGCCCTCGCCTCGTCCTTGGCTCTGTGA
- the LOC116915763 gene encoding serine-rich adhesin for platelets isoform X2: MSMIDDSRWLQLEVCREFQRSKCSRSDSECKFAHPPANVEVQNGRVIACYDSIKGRCNREKPPCKYFHPPQHLKDQLLINGRNHLALKNALMLQMGMAPAGQSVLPGQIPTIDYEFRPVRCLPSSVHDWCEMSASPYLGMPQLSSPYSHYTMSASPMLQVVSPAEAAVNSQLGVVAAAQAGGAGGYHGAPANKLQRSDRIEMDVCQNNNPSTSGLDQQQLQLVPMNLTMDNGNIINTAATTALRMAKRQRDPVDEEHILTNELNNQLPSSNTTFYFPAYPGMMQQYKRSAGDKNSAAQNMAAVYQQHQQSAANASHQAAMTAAAYQAQALMQLQQQPYGVPVSCEYNTLVTSSSSNTTSTPSTTSNQAVTINNLAATTTTTNATSTTTTTCATTAAPLAPAASGLVATVAAAAAAIVTSPSSSSFPATLSSTSSGGLLIAANPSSSSSSSSSSSSSSVSSCLTTNTTTTNSSLLHNPIASSASSSSSSSFNSILPAMSSSTGGGGGIGGNNNNNKLPAGGGLLQPPTGLSLALTNGNAAAYEAATLAALTNFSNAKRAEESERAAAEMEALAAAAAAEQEDNHFALSASSSLCMSNNINNNNSSSSSNSSISGCINNSSHVSTGTISNSHGSSSISNHLALAVGAAASAPSAICSSAALTPLTSCVGAGIKRPRSPNCTSSQPHPMSSSVVSQFSRNSPGLLSFPPSSTSSSSVGTAAAAAAAAAAAAAALHYSALQPQTALAYTGVSLNKQQQLAQQQQQQQQHHQQQQQQQQQQSHQSHQSQQLAAVSAASMASGSASFSHQIQTSLAQAMQQQYQQYLNPYYSLAQAQVQQQVTPSAFANASYGVNPFAAAAGSASHLLNSGHAALGLALSHHHGLAGGGQLGHHQGMNAGQLPQAQAVAAAAAAQQIQAQQQLAALQQLMQQNPGLMAAAAAAGGYHQLSGGHHLAGSGPVVVGANVSNSSHQANQAAGSALVSTNVLSVNYTDEQGQLLDTLPVCRDFKYGECKRAACKYIHLLDDHVEITDMRVTVCRDAVSGKCLRNSCKFYHLPIVLPHPAALASSLAL; the protein is encoded by the exons ACTCGCGCTGGCTCCAGCTGGAGGTCTGCCGCGAGTTCCAGCGCTCCAAGTGCTCCCGCTCCGATTCGGAATGCAAATTCGCCCACCCGCCAGCCAACGTTGAGGTGCAGAATGGACGCGTCATCGCCTGCTACGACAGTATCAAg GGCCGGTGCAACCGTGAGAAGCCGCCGTGCAAATACTTTCACCCACCGCAGCACCTCAAGGACCAGCTGTTGATCAACGGGCGTAATCACCTGGCTCTCAAGAACGCGCTGATGCTTCAAATGGGCATGGCGCCGGCTGGCCAGTCTGTTTTACCTGGACAGATACCCACCATC GACTACGAGTTTCGGCCGGTGAGATGTCTGCCGTCTTCCGTTCACGATTGGTGTGAAATGTCT GCGTCTCCATACCTGGGAATGCCACAGTTGAGTTCGCCCTACAGTCACTACACAATGAGCGCCAGTCCCATGCTGCAGGTGGTCTCGCCGGCCGAGGCGGCCGTCAACTCTCAGCTGGGCGTCGTGGCAGCCGCTCAGGCCGGTGGTGCCGGAGGTTACCACGGGGCGCCGGCCAATAAGCTCCAACGGTCCGACCGCATCGAG atggaCGTTTGTCAGAACAACAACCCTTCGACATCTGGACTCGATCAACAACAGTTGCAACTTGTTCCGATGAATTTAACGATGGATAATGGCAACATTATCAACACAGCCGCAACTACCGCCCTGCGCATGGCCAAGAGACAACGAGATCCGGTCGATGAGGAACATATTCTTACG AACGAACTCAACAACCAGCTGCCCAGCAGCAACACGACGTTCTATTTTCCG GCCTATCCGGGTATGATGCAACAATACAAGCGCTCGGCTGGCGACAAGAACTCGGCCGCTCAGAACATGGCGGCCGTGTATCAGCAGCACCAGCAGAGCGCGGCCAACGCGTCGCACCAAGCGGCCATGACGGCGGCGGCGTACCAAGCGCAGGCCTTGATGCAGTTGCAGCAGCAGCCTTACGGCGTTCCCGTCTCATGTGAGTACAACACTCTGGTCACCTCCTCCTCGTCCAACACCACTTCCACCCCCTCCACAACTAGCAATCAAGCTGTCACAATCAACAATCTAGCagctactactactactaccaaTGCTActtctactactactactacttgTGCTACCACTGCCGCTCCGCTTGCTCCGGCTGCTTCTGGTTTGGTAGCCACGGTGGCGGCAGCAGCGGCGGCAATTGTCACTAGCCCATCCTCATCCTCCTTCCCCGCTACCCTTTCCTCTACCTCTTCAGGAGGTCTCCTTATCGCAGCCAATccaagttcttcttcttcttcttcttcttcttcttcctcctcttccgtTTCTTCTTGTTTGACTACCAACACGACCACGACCAATAGCTCCTTGTTACACAACCCAATCGCTTCCagtgcttcttcttcttcttcgtcttccttcAATTCCATTTTACCCGCAATGTCGTCGTCAactggtggtggtggtggtatcggcggcaacaacaacaacaacaaattgccGGCCGGTGGCGGCCTCCTCCAGCCGCCGACCGGTTTGAGTTTAGCCTTGACCAACGGCAATGCGGCCGCTTACGAAGCGGCCACTTTGGCCGCTCTGACCAATTTCTCGAACGCCAAACGGGCAGAAGAGAGCGAACGCGCGGCAGCCGAAATGGAAGCCCTGGCGGCTGCGGCTGCGGCCGAGCAAGAGGACAACCATTTCGCTCTGTCTGCCAGCTCGTCGTTGTGCATGAGtaacaacatcaacaacaacaatagcagcagcagcagcaacagcagcattAGCGGCTGCATTAATAATAGTAGTCATGTTAGTACGGGCACGATTAGTAACAGTCATGGTAGTAGTAGCATTAGCAATCATTTGGCATTGGCCGTTGGCGCCGCAGCATCCGCCCCTTCGGCTATTTGCTCGTCGGCCGCCCTCACCCCTCTGACCAGTTGCGTTGGCGCCGGCATCAAACGGCCGCGTTCGCCCAATTGCACCTCGAGCCAACCGCACCCAATGTCCTCCTCTGTAGTGTCGCAATTCTCGCGCAATTCGCCCGGTCTCCTTTCCTTCCCGCCTTCGTCCACGTCCTCGTCGTCGGTTGGGACGGCAGCTGCTGCCGCAGCGGCTGCGGCGGCCGCGGCCGCCGCTTTGCATTACTCGGCGTTACAGCCGCAAACGGCTTTGGCCTACACTGGCGTTTCGTTGAATAAGCAACAACAGCTggcgcagcagcagcagcaacaacaacaacaccaccaacaacaacaacaacagcagcagcagcagtcaCATCAGTCACATCAGTCGCAACAGCTCGCCGCCGTCAGCGCTGCCTCAATGGCTTCCGGTTCGGCCTCGTTTTCACATCAGATCCAGACGAGTTTGGCTCAGGCGATGCAACAGCAATACCAGCAATATCTCAATCCGTACTATAGTCTGGCACAGGCGCAGGTGCAGCAACAGGTGACTCCATCGGCTTTTGCCAATGCGTCGTACGGCGTCAATCCGTTCGCAGCAGCCGCCGGAAGCGCCAGCCATTTGCTGAATAGCGGACACGCGGCCTTAGGGCTGGCTCTGTCCCACCATCACGGGCTAGCAGGAGGAGGCCAACTGGGGCATCATCAAGGAATGAATGCCGGCCAATTGCCTCAGGCTCAAGCGGTGGCCGCTGCCGCCGCAGCTCAGCAGATTCAGGCCCAGCAACAGTTGGCAGCCCTCCAGCAGTTGATGCAGCAAAATCCGGGGCTGATGGCCGCCGCCGCTGCCGCTGGTGGCTACCATCAGCTGTCGGGTGGCCATCATCTGGCCGGCTCTGGGCCCGTTGTTGTCGGAGCCAACGTGTCCAATTCCTCCCATCAGGCCAATCAGGCAGCGGGCAGCGCTTTGG TATCGACTAACGTTCTCAGTGTCAACTACACTGACGAACAAGGCCAA TTACTGGACACCCTCCCGGTTTGCCGCGATTTTAAGTACGGCGAATGCAAACGCGCTGCCTGCAAGTACATCCACCTTCTCGACG ATCATGTGGAGATTACAGACATGCGCGTTACCGTGTGCCGAGATGCCGTTTCTGGCAAATGCCTCCGGAATTCATGCAAATTCTATCACCTTCCTATCGTGTTGCCTCATCCGGCCGCCCTCGCCTCGTCCTTGGCTCTGTGA